In Alphaproteobacteria bacterium, one DNA window encodes the following:
- a CDS encoding ABATE domain-containing protein produces the protein MSEALVPAAKPDLCLEFVNTRFWRGSEPSTETLNAPEDLLAWCAANRAHLPETVATVAKHWRAHPEEAAQALRQSVAIREAIHGAFAEVAAGRQPGAAALAPLNQALAQAPGRTALQPSEHGLAWTLPRMQSSVPALLASVLWSAGDLMMSGKLDRVRRCANDKCQWLFLDDSRGGTRRWCTMSSCGNRAKAHRHYAKKKKSEG, from the coding sequence TGGAGTTCGTGAACACCCGGTTCTGGCGCGGCAGCGAGCCCTCAACCGAGACCCTGAACGCGCCCGAGGACCTGCTGGCCTGGTGCGCGGCGAACCGCGCGCATCTGCCCGAGACCGTCGCCACGGTGGCCAAGCATTGGCGAGCCCATCCCGAGGAGGCGGCGCAGGCGTTGCGCCAGTCGGTGGCAATCCGCGAGGCCATCCACGGCGCCTTCGCCGAGGTCGCCGCCGGCCGTCAGCCCGGCGCCGCGGCTCTGGCGCCGCTCAACCAGGCGCTGGCGCAGGCGCCCGGCCGCACCGCGCTGCAACCCAGCGAGCATGGCCTGGCGTGGACCCTGCCGCGAATGCAGAGCAGCGTGCCGGCGCTGCTGGCCTCGGTGCTGTGGTCGGCGGGCGATCTGATGATGAGCGGCAAGCTCGATCGCGTGCGCCGCTGCGCCAACGACAAGTGCCAGTGGCTGTTCCTCGACGACAGCCGCGGCGGCACGCGCCGCTGGTGCACGATGAGCAGCTGCGGCAACCGCGCCAAGGCGCATCGCCACTACGCGAAGAAGAAGAAGAGCGAAGGCTAG
- a CDS encoding PAS domain S-box protein: protein MLSTLSVDIDSASDVPGTVLRDAARLEAMRACDLLDTGPEAAFERIVDLAIAMFGVPMAAVSVIDADREWFKARRGFDAVEVPAIGSFGAQTLGDDGTLVALDVRRDHRFRRHPLVAGGPLVRFCAAVGVRAPDGRPVGAVCIMDERPWAALAADRLAGLRALARLVEAELTARQAAERHDELKRRFSDLAKVSSDLVWDTDVEHRFVNFDTEMPGMAPLRPFALGKRRWDFKQSEPIQGSWADHLALLEARQEFRGFEYKLVTSLGEAREMRISGRPVYDRRGVFIGYRGASTDITQQRAHERELAASEARYRNLVDSVVDVVFSTDTAGRFTYASAAATQVLGVRAETLIGRTFASIVDPADHAVLGATLHEARRVPDRLNAVTVRGGGSPDALRHVEVRFTASGEPDAAGHYGFSGIIRDVEAQIVMEARQRDDTMKLRSIVESAGALILLIDRDLRVVLANRTFLAATGDPGRDISGRRFDEVVSSSFDRGILERWLAHEGSQDLAPVEFDSVLPRPQARRRIVRVTASPVQDDIGRVNYILFLGVDETERREAELQLLDAAKLATVGQMATGMAHEINQPLTVLQFAVEGLTGEIEDNVHRDEPEGFAADTLGRLRRMEDQIRRASGIIRSLQGFAHRSDKPAAFDVGQAIVGAVGLVDEQIRLAGIDLLFEPTGALPAIAGHANRLQQVLINLMINARDALNEAGEAERKARGRGRVTLRARHDAAQAQVIVEVADNGSGIPEAVLPRLFEPFFTTKPSGKGTGLGLSISSEIVRKMDGTITVENQPGSGALFRLTFPVAA from the coding sequence ATGCTGAGCACCCTGTCGGTCGACATCGACTCCGCGAGCGACGTGCCGGGGACTGTGCTGCGCGACGCGGCCCGCCTCGAGGCGATGCGCGCCTGCGACCTGCTGGACACCGGACCCGAGGCGGCCTTCGAGCGTATCGTCGATTTGGCGATTGCGATGTTCGGCGTGCCGATGGCCGCGGTGTCGGTGATCGATGCCGATCGCGAATGGTTCAAGGCCCGCCGCGGCTTCGACGCCGTCGAGGTGCCGGCGATCGGCTCGTTCGGTGCGCAGACGCTCGGCGACGACGGCACGCTGGTCGCTCTCGACGTGCGGCGCGACCACCGCTTCCGCCGCCATCCGCTGGTCGCCGGCGGACCTCTCGTCCGTTTCTGCGCCGCGGTCGGCGTGCGCGCGCCTGACGGCCGGCCGGTCGGCGCGGTCTGCATCATGGACGAGCGGCCCTGGGCGGCGCTGGCCGCCGACCGGCTCGCCGGCCTGCGGGCACTGGCGCGCCTGGTCGAGGCCGAGCTGACGGCCCGCCAGGCCGCCGAGCGCCACGACGAGCTCAAGCGCCGCTTCAGCGACCTTGCCAAGGTCTCCTCGGACCTCGTCTGGGACACCGATGTCGAGCATCGCTTCGTCAATTTCGACACCGAGATGCCCGGCATGGCGCCGCTGCGCCCCTTCGCGCTGGGCAAGCGGCGCTGGGACTTCAAGCAGTCGGAACCGATCCAGGGGAGCTGGGCCGATCATCTGGCGTTGCTCGAAGCGCGCCAGGAGTTTCGTGGCTTCGAGTACAAGCTGGTGACGTCACTCGGCGAGGCGCGCGAAATGCGCATCTCCGGTCGGCCGGTCTACGATCGGCGCGGGGTGTTCATCGGATATCGCGGAGCCAGCACCGACATTACTCAGCAGCGCGCGCACGAGCGCGAACTCGCGGCCAGCGAGGCGCGCTACCGCAATCTCGTCGACTCCGTCGTCGACGTCGTTTTCTCGACCGACACCGCTGGCCGCTTCACCTATGCCAGCGCCGCCGCGACGCAGGTGCTGGGCGTGAGGGCCGAAACGCTGATCGGCCGGACCTTCGCCTCGATCGTCGACCCCGCCGATCATGCCGTGCTGGGCGCCACTCTGCATGAGGCGCGGCGCGTGCCGGATCGCCTGAACGCCGTCACCGTGCGCGGCGGCGGCTCGCCCGACGCGCTGCGGCACGTCGAAGTGCGCTTCACGGCCAGCGGCGAGCCCGATGCCGCCGGCCACTACGGTTTCTCCGGCATCATCCGCGACGTCGAAGCGCAGATCGTCATGGAGGCGCGCCAGCGCGACGACACCATGAAGCTGCGCTCGATCGTCGAGTCGGCGGGCGCGCTGATCCTGCTGATCGACCGCGATCTCAGGGTGGTGCTGGCCAATCGCACCTTCCTTGCCGCCACCGGCGACCCGGGCCGCGACATCAGCGGCCGCCGGTTCGACGAGGTGGTGTCCTCCAGCTTCGACCGCGGCATCCTCGAGCGCTGGCTGGCGCATGAGGGATCGCAGGACCTGGCACCGGTCGAGTTCGACAGCGTGCTGCCGCGGCCGCAGGCCCGTCGACGCATCGTGCGGGTGACGGCCAGCCCGGTGCAGGACGACATTGGCCGCGTCAACTACATCCTGTTCCTCGGCGTCGACGAGACCGAGCGTCGCGAGGCCGAGCTGCAGCTGCTCGACGCCGCCAAGCTGGCCACCGTCGGCCAGATGGCAACCGGCATGGCGCACGAGATCAACCAGCCGCTCACCGTGCTGCAGTTCGCCGTCGAGGGACTGACCGGCGAGATCGAGGACAATGTCCACCGCGACGAACCGGAAGGCTTCGCCGCCGACACGCTGGGCCGGCTCAGGCGCATGGAGGACCAGATCCGTCGCGCCTCGGGCATCATCCGCTCGCTGCAGGGCTTCGCCCATCGCTCCGACAAGCCGGCCGCCTTCGACGTCGGGCAGGCGATTGTCGGCGCCGTCGGCCTGGTCGACGAGCAGATTCGGCTGGCCGGCATCGATCTGCTGTTTGAGCCGACCGGCGCGCTACCGGCGATCGCCGGGCACGCCAACCGGCTGCAGCAGGTGCTGATCAACCTGATGATCAACGCGCGCGACGCGCTCAACGAGGCGGGCGAGGCCGAGCGCAAGGCGCGCGGCCGCGGCCGCGTCACGCTTCGCGCACGCCACGACGCGGCGCAGGCCCAGGTGATCGTCGAGGTCGCCGACAACGGCAGCGGCATCCCCGAGGCGGTGCTGCCGCGCCTGTTCGAGCCGTTCTTCACCACCAAGCCCAGCGGCAAGGGCACCGGTCTGGGACTGTCGATCAGCTCGGAGATCGTGCGCAAGATGGACGGCACGATCACCGTCGAGAACCAGCCGGGCAGCGGCGCGCTGTTCCGCCTGACCTTTCCCGTCGCAGCCTAG
- a CDS encoding response regulator transcription factor → MSQQQRVILIVEDEAEILEVIAGSLKRRQYQVATATNFGDAQKALAEAGGPVDIILTDVRLPDGDGLDLVRQVCGQEAPRPRLIVMTGHLDRQSVDGALSSGAEAVLLKPFKLNTLIDRINNPAEGGQPPTLTVPGT, encoded by the coding sequence ATGTCGCAGCAGCAGCGAGTCATCCTGATCGTCGAGGACGAGGCCGAGATTCTCGAGGTTATCGCCGGCAGCCTCAAGCGCCGCCAGTACCAGGTCGCGACGGCGACCAATTTCGGCGACGCCCAGAAAGCGCTGGCCGAGGCCGGCGGCCCGGTCGACATCATCCTCACCGATGTGCGCCTGCCGGACGGCGACGGTCTGGACCTGGTGCGCCAGGTCTGCGGCCAGGAAGCGCCGCGACCACGCCTGATCGTCATGACCGGCCACCTCGATCGCCAGTCGGTCGATGGCGCGCTGTCGAGCGGCGCGGAGGCGGTGCTGCTCAAGCCCTTCAAGCTCAACACCCTGATCGATCGCATCAACAACCCGGCCGAGGGCGGCCAGCCGCCGACGCTCACTGTTCCCGGGACCTGA
- a CDS encoding SCP2 sterol-binding domain-containing protein, protein MTLQELTEKMKAGAGSKSAFGNTVKFATPEGAIFIDGKSTPVAVSNDDNAADCTIKMSLSDLVDLVGGKLDGMTAFMTGKLKIEGDMGVAMKLQSILR, encoded by the coding sequence ATGACCCTTCAGGAACTGACCGAGAAGATGAAGGCCGGTGCCGGCAGCAAGAGCGCCTTCGGCAATACGGTGAAGTTCGCCACGCCGGAGGGCGCGATCTTCATCGACGGCAAGAGCACGCCGGTGGCCGTCAGCAACGACGACAACGCCGCCGACTGCACCATCAAGATGTCGCTGTCCGACCTCGTCGACCTGGTCGGCGGCAAGCTCGACGGCATGACCGCGTTCATGACCGGCAAGCTGAAGATCGAAGGCGACATGGGCGTCGCCATGAAGCTGCAGAGCATCCTGCGCTAG
- a CDS encoding SDR family oxidoreductase gives MRYRSVLRPGLFEGQTIVVTGGGSGLGRCAAHEIAALGAHVVITGRKTEKLAAVKAEIEEDGGSCETQAFDIREEQPVKDAIAAIVAKNGRIHGLFNNAGGQFPADAAAISQRGFDAVVRNNLTGGFLVARETFNQSMKDHGGAIVFMAADMRNGMPTMAHSGAARSGTENLAMTLAFEWGHAGVRVNTVSPGWIASSGMDTYEGEFKRNIPLLKNHVPVRRLGTESEVSAAVCFLLSEAAAFITGLNVRIDGGVPLGTRNIPLPDGRGTTAFNGFHRTVVPKVLGG, from the coding sequence ATGCGCTACCGGTCCGTGCTGCGCCCGGGATTGTTCGAGGGCCAGACCATTGTCGTGACCGGGGGCGGCAGTGGCCTGGGGCGTTGCGCGGCGCACGAGATCGCGGCGCTGGGCGCGCACGTAGTGATCACCGGGCGCAAAACCGAGAAGCTCGCCGCTGTGAAGGCCGAGATCGAGGAGGATGGCGGCTCCTGCGAGACCCAGGCCTTCGACATCCGCGAGGAGCAGCCGGTCAAGGACGCCATCGCCGCCATCGTGGCGAAGAACGGGCGCATCCACGGCCTGTTCAACAATGCCGGCGGGCAGTTCCCGGCCGATGCCGCGGCGATCAGCCAGCGAGGCTTCGACGCCGTGGTGCGCAACAACCTCACCGGCGGCTTTCTCGTCGCGCGCGAGACCTTCAACCAGTCGATGAAGGATCACGGCGGCGCGATCGTGTTCATGGCGGCGGACATGCGCAACGGCATGCCGACCATGGCGCATTCCGGCGCCGCGCGCTCGGGCACCGAGAACCTGGCGATGACGCTCGCCTTCGAATGGGGCCATGCCGGCGTGCGCGTGAATACCGTTTCGCCGGGCTGGATCGCGTCGAGCGGCATGGACACCTACGAAGGCGAGTTCAAGCGCAACATCCCGCTGCTGAAGAACCACGTGCCGGTGCGCCGGCTCGGCACCGAGAGCGAGGTTTCCGCCGCCGTGTGCTTCCTGCTCAGCGAGGCCGCGGCCTTCATCACCGGGTTGAACGTGCGTATCGACGGCGGCGTGCCCCTGGGCACGCGCAACATTCCCCTGCCCGACGGCCGCGGCACGACGGCCTTCAACGGCTTCCATCGCACCGTGGTGCCGAAGGTGCTGGGCGGATGA
- a CDS encoding acyl-CoA carboxylase subunit beta: MPVIESQIDPRSDEFRRNREGMLAAIDEFRAAERAVQAVAEKARGRFRQRKQLMPRERVALLLDRGAPYLELMSLAGYRMHDDRDGAGAGGGNIVGIGYVEGVRCVISATNSAVKGGTIAPAGQRKGQRTQQIIMENKLPVINLVESGGANLLYQSEIFVPGGRGFANQARMSAMGIPQVTVVHGSSTAGGAYLPGLSDYVIMVRNQAKVFLAGPPLLKAATGEVATDEDLGGAEMHSTISGVSEWMAENDADAVRLAREVVRKWHWNDNIPDGRPRTFREPLYDIEELCGVVPPDYRQPYDVREVIARIVDGSDFLEFKALYDQQTICGWAEIEGEPVAFIGNNGPITVKGATKAAQFIQLCCQSGTPIVYLQNTTGYMVGTDAERGGIVKHGSKMIQAVANASVPQITIVIGGSFGAGNYGMCGRAYDPRFIFGWPNSRTAVMGGEQAATVMKIVTEQKHIREGTEVPTAQIDKMFRGIVDQFDRESTALFSTAHLWDDGLIDPRDTRRVLAYTLSIARESMVRRLRPTTFGVARM, encoded by the coding sequence ATGCCCGTCATCGAGTCCCAGATCGACCCCCGTTCCGACGAGTTCAGGCGCAACCGCGAGGGCATGCTCGCGGCCATCGATGAATTCCGCGCCGCCGAGCGCGCCGTGCAGGCCGTGGCCGAGAAGGCGCGCGGCCGATTCAGGCAGCGCAAGCAGCTGATGCCGCGCGAGCGCGTGGCGCTCTTGCTCGATCGCGGCGCGCCCTATCTCGAGCTGATGAGTCTCGCCGGCTACCGTATGCACGACGACAGGGACGGCGCCGGCGCCGGCGGCGGCAACATTGTCGGCATCGGCTATGTCGAGGGCGTGCGCTGCGTGATCTCGGCCACCAACAGCGCAGTGAAGGGCGGCACCATTGCCCCGGCCGGCCAGCGCAAGGGCCAGCGCACGCAGCAGATCATCATGGAAAACAAGCTGCCGGTGATCAACCTGGTCGAGTCCGGCGGCGCCAACCTGCTCTATCAGTCCGAGATCTTCGTGCCCGGCGGCCGCGGCTTCGCCAACCAGGCGCGCATGTCGGCGATGGGCATCCCGCAGGTCACCGTGGTGCACGGCAGCTCGACCGCCGGCGGCGCCTACCTGCCCGGCCTCTCAGACTACGTCATCATGGTGCGCAACCAGGCCAAGGTGTTCCTCGCCGGCCCGCCGCTCCTGAAGGCCGCGACCGGCGAGGTTGCCACCGACGAGGATCTCGGTGGCGCCGAGATGCACAGCACGATCTCCGGCGTGTCGGAATGGATGGCCGAGAACGATGCCGATGCCGTCCGCCTGGCGCGCGAGGTCGTGCGCAAGTGGCACTGGAACGACAACATCCCCGATGGGCGTCCGCGCACGTTCCGCGAGCCGCTCTACGACATCGAGGAGCTGTGCGGTGTCGTGCCGCCTGACTATCGCCAGCCCTACGACGTGCGCGAGGTGATCGCGCGCATCGTCGACGGCTCGGACTTCCTCGAGTTCAAGGCGCTGTACGACCAGCAGACGATCTGCGGCTGGGCCGAGATCGAAGGCGAGCCTGTTGCCTTCATCGGCAACAACGGCCCGATCACCGTGAAGGGCGCGACGAAGGCGGCGCAGTTCATCCAGCTGTGCTGCCAGTCGGGCACACCGATCGTCTACCTGCAGAACACCACCGGCTACATGGTCGGCACCGATGCCGAGCGCGGCGGCATCGTCAAGCACGGCTCGAAGATGATCCAGGCGGTCGCCAACGCCTCGGTGCCGCAGATCACCATCGTCATCGGCGGCAGCTTCGGCGCCGGCAACTACGGGATGTGCGGTCGCGCCTACGATCCGCGCTTCATCTTCGGCTGGCCCAACTCCAGGACCGCCGTGATGGGCGGCGAGCAGGCGGCGACGGTGATGAAGATCGTCACCGAGCAGAAGCACATCCGCGAGGGCACCGAGGTTCCGACAGCGCAGATCGACAAGATGTTCAGGGGCATCGTCGATCAGTTCGACCGCGAATCGACGGCGCTGTTCAGCACCGCGCATCTCTGGGACGACGGGCTGATCGATCCGCGCGACACGCGCCGGGTGCTCGCCTACACGCTTTCCATCGCGCGCGAATCCATGGTGCGCAGGCTCAGGCCGACGACCTTCGGCGTGGCGCGGATGTAA
- a CDS encoding acyl-CoA dehydrogenase family protein: MKFTAEHEELRRTWRTIIDRDINPHVDEWEEAGIFPAHALFKKLGDAGLLGVDKPVEFGGAGLDFSYAMVCSESLGWVQGGSVPMAVGVQISMATPALARFGSDELRREFLAPSISGDYVACLGVSETGAGSDVASIKTTARRVGDDWVINGGKMWTTNGTQADWMCLLANTSDGAVHQNKSLICVPMKTRGVQVVKKLDKLGMRASDTAQIFFDEVRVPVRNTIGQPGMGFIYQMRQFQEERLWAGAGTLAGCERIINATIEYTRERKVFGRPLLDNQVIHFRLGELLTEVEALRSLVYRACEQHLLGEDVTLLASMAKLKAGRLRREVSDACIQYWGGAGYLWDNPVGRSFRDGRLGSIGGGADEVMLQIIAKSMGTLPRPAKNQE, from the coding sequence ATGAAGTTCACCGCCGAGCACGAGGAGCTGCGCCGCACCTGGCGCACCATCATCGATCGCGACATCAATCCGCACGTCGATGAATGGGAGGAGGCCGGCATCTTCCCGGCGCACGCATTGTTCAAGAAGCTCGGCGATGCCGGGCTCCTGGGCGTCGACAAGCCGGTCGAGTTCGGCGGCGCCGGCCTCGACTTCTCCTACGCCATGGTCTGCAGCGAGTCGCTGGGCTGGGTGCAGGGCGGCTCGGTGCCCATGGCGGTGGGGGTGCAGATCTCGATGGCGACGCCGGCCCTGGCGCGCTTCGGCAGCGACGAGCTGCGCCGCGAGTTCCTCGCGCCTTCGATCAGCGGCGACTATGTCGCCTGCCTCGGCGTCTCCGAGACCGGCGCCGGCTCCGACGTCGCCTCGATCAAGACCACGGCGCGCCGCGTGGGCGACGACTGGGTGATCAACGGCGGCAAGATGTGGACCACCAACGGCACCCAGGCCGACTGGATGTGCCTGCTGGCCAACACCAGCGACGGCGCGGTGCACCAGAACAAGTCGCTGATCTGCGTGCCGATGAAGACCAGGGGCGTGCAGGTCGTGAAGAAGCTCGACAAGCTCGGCATGCGCGCCTCCGACACCGCGCAGATCTTCTTCGACGAGGTCAGGGTGCCGGTGCGCAACACCATCGGTCAGCCCGGCATGGGCTTCATCTACCAGATGCGCCAGTTCCAGGAGGAGCGCCTGTGGGCGGGCGCCGGCACGCTGGCGGGCTGCGAGCGCATCATCAACGCCACGATCGAGTACACGCGCGAGCGCAAGGTGTTCGGCCGGCCGCTGCTCGATAACCAGGTGATCCACTTTCGGCTGGGCGAGCTCCTGACCGAGGTCGAGGCGCTGCGCTCGCTGGTCTACCGCGCCTGCGAGCAGCATCTGCTGGGCGAGGACGTCACCCTGCTGGCCTCGATGGCCAAGCTCAAGGCCGGCCGTCTGCGGCGCGAGGTGTCGGATGCCTGCATCCAGTACTGGGGCGGCGCTGGCTATCTCTGGGACAATCCCGTCGGTCGCTCGTTCCGCGACGGCCGCCTGGGGTCGATCGGCGGTGGTGCCGACGAGGTGATGCTGCAGATCATCGCCAAGTCCATGGGTACCCTGCCCCGCCCGGCGAAGAACCAGGAGTAG
- a CDS encoding acyl-CoA dehydrogenase family protein: protein MQFSAEHEQIRRTLRTIIDRDINPHVDKWEEDGIFPAHEVFKKLGDAGLLGIHKPVEYGGMGLDYSYAMVMAEELGHINCGSVPMAIGVQTDMATPALARFGSDELRKEFLAPSIAGDYVACLGVSEVGAGSDVASIKTTARRVGGDYVIDGGKMWTTNGTQADWICLLANTGGEQVHRNKSLICVPMKTPGVQVVKKLDKMGMRSSDTAQIFFDSVKVPARYLIGSEGMGFTYQMQQFQEERLWGAISAVVGMERLIQQTIEYTRNRKVFGKPLLDNQVIHFKLAELQTEIELVRSLCYRACEEYIDGRDVVMLASMAKLKAGRMVRLVADGCLQYWGGAGYLWESPTARAFRDTRLASIGGGADEVMLQIIAKLMGTLPRLGNR from the coding sequence ATGCAGTTCTCAGCCGAACACGAGCAGATCCGCCGCACCCTGCGCACGATCATCGATCGCGACATCAATCCGCACGTCGACAAATGGGAAGAGGACGGCATCTTTCCGGCGCACGAGGTGTTCAAGAAGCTGGGCGATGCCGGCCTGCTGGGCATCCACAAGCCGGTCGAGTATGGCGGCATGGGGCTGGACTATTCCTACGCCATGGTGATGGCGGAGGAGTTGGGTCACATCAATTGCGGCTCGGTGCCGATGGCGATCGGCGTGCAGACCGACATGGCCACCCCGGCGCTGGCGCGCTTCGGCAGCGACGAGCTGCGCAAGGAGTTCCTCGCGCCGTCGATTGCCGGCGACTACGTCGCCTGCCTCGGCGTCTCGGAGGTCGGCGCCGGATCGGACGTCGCTTCGATCAAGACGACAGCCAGGCGCGTCGGTGGTGACTATGTCATAGACGGCGGCAAGATGTGGACCACCAACGGCACCCAGGCGGACTGGATCTGCCTGCTGGCCAATACCGGCGGCGAGCAGGTCCATCGCAACAAGTCGCTGATCTGCGTGCCGATGAAGACGCCGGGCGTGCAGGTCGTGAAGAAGCTCGACAAGATGGGCATGCGCAGCTCCGACACGGCGCAGATCTTCTTCGACAGCGTCAAGGTGCCGGCGCGCTACCTGATCGGCAGCGAAGGCATGGGCTTCACCTACCAGATGCAGCAGTTCCAGGAGGAGCGGCTGTGGGGCGCGATCAGCGCCGTGGTCGGCATGGAACGCCTGATCCAGCAGACCATCGAGTACACGCGCAACCGCAAGGTCTTCGGCAAGCCGCTGCTCGACAACCAGGTGATCCACTTCAAGCTCGCCGAGCTGCAGACCGAGATCGAGCTGGTGCGCTCGCTGTGCTACCGCGCCTGCGAGGAGTACATCGACGGCAGGGACGTCGTGATGCTGGCCTCGATGGCCAAGCTCAAGGCCGGCCGCATGGTGCGCCTCGTGGCCGACGGCTGCCTGCAATACTGGGGCGGCGCCGGCTACCTCTGGGAAAGCCCGACGGCACGCGCCTTCCGCGACACTCGCCTGGCCTCGATCGGCGGCGGCGCCGATGAGGTCATGCTGCAGATCATCGCCAAGCTGATGGGCACCCTGCCCCGGCTGGGCAATCGCTGA
- a CDS encoding enoyl-CoA hydratase/isomerase family protein, with translation MADFRASYETLILRRERMRLYVTLNRPEVKNALNPTLLAELREVVDILKDRDDIKAVILRGAGGTFCAGADLKNMEASMGEAPKAGEKDPIATGNRQYGTFLEALGNLPQAVVAAVEGYAIAGGFGIVCTSDIAIVTEDAGFAMSETAIGIVPAQIAPFVAARIGVSQTRHLTLTAARFKGPEAVRLGIGHYLVKDSAALDFKLEEVLKQIDRCAPLANALTKRIVMRVGTEPLSKTLDFASDCFAQARRSSEAAEGLRAFAEKRPAKWAQ, from the coding sequence ATGGCCGATTTCCGCGCATCCTATGAGACGCTGATCCTGCGCCGCGAGCGCATGCGCCTCTACGTCACGCTCAACCGGCCGGAGGTGAAGAATGCGCTCAACCCGACCTTGCTGGCCGAGCTGCGCGAGGTCGTCGACATTCTGAAGGACCGCGACGACATCAAGGCGGTGATCCTGCGTGGCGCCGGCGGCACGTTCTGCGCCGGCGCCGACCTGAAGAACATGGAAGCGAGCATGGGCGAAGCACCCAAGGCCGGCGAGAAGGATCCCATCGCGACCGGCAACCGCCAGTACGGCACCTTCCTCGAAGCGCTCGGCAACCTGCCGCAGGCCGTGGTCGCCGCGGTCGAGGGCTACGCCATCGCCGGCGGCTTCGGCATCGTGTGCACGTCGGACATCGCCATCGTCACCGAGGACGCCGGCTTCGCCATGAGCGAGACCGCGATCGGCATCGTCCCGGCGCAGATCGCGCCGTTCGTCGCAGCCCGCATCGGCGTCTCGCAAACCCGCCACCTCACCCTGACCGCGGCGCGGTTCAAGGGGCCGGAAGCCGTGCGGCTGGGTATCGGCCACTACCTGGTGAAGGACAGCGCCGCGCTCGACTTCAAGCTCGAGGAAGTGCTCAAGCAGATCGACCGCTGCGCGCCGCTGGCCAATGCGCTCACCAAGCGGATCGTGATGCGCGTCGGCACCGAGCCGCTGTCGAAGACGCTCGACTTCGCCTCGGACTGCTTCGCCCAGGCGCGGCGCAGCTCCGAGGCGGCCGAAGGCCTGCGCGCCTTCGCCGAGAAGCGTCCGGCGAAATGGGCGCAATAG
- a CDS encoding cupin domain-containing protein: MPPFPTCVRATDLPERVGTDYPPPFNQPCLQRRRRALGDAFGLSQFGVNLMELPPGAWSSQRHWHEREDEFVYVLEGEVDLVTDSGSTTLSAGMVAGFRAGEPNGHHLVNRSDRVARLLEVGTRSNAETAHYADIDMMYREVGVPEGYYHRDGSPYR; this comes from the coding sequence ATGCCGCCCTTCCCGACCTGCGTCAGGGCCACCGACCTGCCGGAGCGGGTCGGCACCGACTATCCGCCGCCGTTCAACCAGCCTTGCCTGCAGCGTCGCCGCCGCGCGCTGGGCGACGCCTTCGGGCTCAGCCAGTTCGGCGTCAATCTGATGGAGCTGCCGCCGGGCGCCTGGTCCTCGCAGCGCCACTGGCACGAGCGCGAGGACGAGTTCGTCTATGTGCTGGAGGGCGAGGTCGATCTCGTCACCGATTCCGGCTCGACGACGCTCTCCGCCGGCATGGTCGCCGGCTTCCGAGCCGGCGAGCCCAACGGCCATCATCTGGTCAATCGCTCGGACCGCGTCGCGCGCCTGCTCGAGGTCGGCACGCGCAGCAACGCCGAGACGGCGCACTACGCCGACATCGACATGATGTACCGCGAGGTCGGCGTGCCTGAAGGCTACTACCACCGGGACGGCAGCCCCTACCGATGA